In Edaphobacter paludis, a single window of DNA contains:
- a CDS encoding YdeI/OmpD-associated family protein, with protein MKIDAPAMNPKVDAYIAKAQPFAQPILTHLRELVHKASPDVEEEIKWGMPSFVLRGVILGHIAAFKQHCSAGFWGPEMRAVLEADGLQSDGGMGSLGRIASLKDLPPDKVLLGYYRQAAVFIDSGQRTKSFARGPKKTRPAPEVPAELAAALKKNKTAAKVFAEFTASAQREYSEWIAEAKRPETKEKRVAQAVEWIAEGKQRNWKYQNC; from the coding sequence ATGAAGATCGACGCTCCAGCCATGAACCCGAAAGTGGATGCTTATATCGCGAAAGCACAGCCGTTCGCGCAGCCTATTCTGACGCATCTGCGCGAACTGGTACACAAGGCCAGTCCCGATGTGGAAGAGGAGATCAAATGGGGAATGCCTTCCTTTGTGCTGCGGGGAGTCATCCTTGGGCATATCGCGGCCTTTAAGCAACATTGCAGCGCAGGATTTTGGGGGCCGGAGATGCGGGCCGTGTTGGAAGCAGATGGCCTGCAATCCGATGGCGGCATGGGATCGCTCGGACGCATTGCCAGCTTGAAAGATCTGCCTCCGGACAAGGTGCTCCTTGGATACTACCGGCAGGCGGCGGTATTCATTGACTCGGGGCAGCGCACAAAATCGTTCGCACGAGGGCCGAAGAAGACCAGACCCGCGCCAGAGGTCCCAGCAGAGCTGGCTGCCGCGCTAAAGAAGAACAAGACGGCGGCAAAGGTGTTTGCAGAATTCACTGCAAGCGCTCAGCGCGAATATTCGGAATGGATTGCAGAAGCGAAGCGTCCAGAGACGAAGGAGAAGCGCGTCGCTCAGGCAGTGGAGTGGATTGCGGAGGGCAAGCAACGGAACTGGAAGTATCAGAACTGCTAA
- a CDS encoding alpha-L-rhamnosidase — protein sequence MMQQGKRPLQRRDFLKLTALAAGAGLMPPLTRAEVEKTPSTPVPIFPSADPRWQRTWDAALAALAGNIHTLPRYPHPVLVEGSVYPGIWQECAPQEGLVYGTLSPYITPASNDASPLQVARNNHMAFFALQRPDGQLPASVKLSDPLQNAGGYGQIQMVVPIAATAWELSQLTGDDELLVAAYLACSRWDAWLRQYRDTRKTGLVEGFCTYDTGHDNSPRWKGIPNRCPDADARKCPDLPTMPRLCPDLSATVYGARVALAQMATALAKHHEADRWLADAETIRRLIIDKLYDPKDAAFYDLDAQNNFVRVRSDVISRVLGEHVLKLSDPKDAAIFEAVWTRQIHNPKAFWAPYPLTSIAMDDPSFVRPIPRNSWGGASQALTALRAPRWMSHYGKQAELNHLMQQWCEAISRHTEFRQQMDPLTGDFTQADPSGYSPAALVYLDFIHRLSKSAV from the coding sequence ATGATGCAGCAGGGAAAGCGCCCACTCCAACGAAGAGACTTCCTCAAGCTGACCGCGCTCGCCGCCGGCGCTGGCCTAATGCCTCCGCTCACTCGCGCAGAGGTTGAGAAAACCCCGAGCACACCTGTGCCCATCTTTCCTTCGGCAGACCCGCGCTGGCAACGCACCTGGGACGCGGCACTCGCTGCGCTTGCCGGCAATATCCACACCTTGCCTCGCTATCCACATCCCGTTCTCGTCGAAGGCAGCGTCTATCCCGGCATCTGGCAGGAGTGCGCTCCGCAGGAAGGCCTCGTCTACGGCACGCTGAGTCCCTACATTACTCCAGCTTCGAACGATGCGTCGCCGCTGCAGGTGGCCCGCAACAACCACATGGCCTTCTTCGCTTTACAGCGGCCTGACGGTCAGTTGCCTGCGTCCGTCAAGCTCTCCGACCCACTGCAAAACGCCGGGGGCTACGGCCAGATCCAGATGGTTGTTCCCATCGCCGCCACCGCCTGGGAGCTGTCGCAGCTCACCGGCGACGACGAGCTGCTGGTCGCTGCATATCTCGCATGTAGCCGCTGGGATGCATGGCTTCGCCAATACCGCGACACTCGCAAGACCGGCCTGGTCGAGGGCTTCTGCACCTACGACACCGGCCACGACAACAGCCCTCGCTGGAAGGGCATCCCCAACCGCTGCCCCGATGCTGACGCGCGCAAATGCCCCGACCTGCCTACCATGCCGCGCCTCTGTCCGGACCTCTCGGCCACCGTCTATGGAGCCCGCGTCGCGCTCGCGCAGATGGCCACCGCGCTCGCCAAGCACCATGAGGCCGACCGCTGGCTGGCCGACGCCGAGACCATCCGACGCCTCATCATCGACAAGCTCTACGACCCCAAGGACGCCGCCTTTTACGATCTCGACGCGCAGAATAACTTTGTTCGCGTCCGCTCCGACGTCATCAGCCGCGTCCTCGGCGAACACGTCCTCAAACTGTCCGATCCTAAGGACGCCGCCATCTTCGAGGCGGTCTGGACGCGCCAAATCCACAATCCCAAGGCCTTCTGGGCTCCGTACCCCTTAACCTCCATTGCCATGGACGATCCCAGCTTCGTGCGCCCCATCCCGCGTAACAGTTGGGGAGGAGCGTCGCAGGCGCTCACCGCTCTGCGTGCGCCGCGATGGATGTCGCACTATGGCAAACAGGCGGAGCTCAATCACCTAATGCAGCAGTGGTGCGAGGCCATCAGCCGCCACACCGAGTTCCGCCAGCAGATGGACCCACTCACCGGCGACTTCACCCAGGCCGACCCGAGCGGCTACTCGCCCGCCGCGCTAGTCTACCTCGACTTCATCCATCGCCTCAGCAAATCCGCCGTATGA
- a CDS encoding helix-turn-helix transcriptional regulator, whose translation MATTNHMLTPREAARLLGISYPTIKQWILSGKLKTVQTPGGHHRIAEATLRPFLAKDSAKPELQSRERYRRVSGRNQLAGKVVSIRVEGLLAEVVLAVGDAHVTAIITANAVRELQLKKGDTAAALIKSTDVMIERLIEP comes from the coding sequence ATGGCAACGACGAACCACATGCTGACACCGCGGGAAGCGGCCCGATTGCTGGGCATCAGCTATCCGACCATCAAGCAATGGATACTAAGCGGCAAGCTGAAGACTGTTCAGACTCCGGGCGGCCATCACCGCATCGCAGAAGCCACGCTGCGGCCCTTTCTGGCTAAAGACAGCGCCAAGCCGGAGCTGCAATCGCGCGAACGCTATCGGCGTGTCAGCGGCAGAAATCAGCTTGCGGGCAAGGTCGTCAGCATTCGCGTCGAAGGGCTGCTGGCGGAGGTCGTGCTTGCCGTCGGGGATGCGCATGTGACGGCAATCATCACGGCAAATGCAGTGCGCGAGCTTCAGTTAAAGAAGGGCGACACCGCAGCAGCTCTCATCAAGTCGACCGACGTGATGATCGAGCGGCTCATCGAGCCTTAG
- a CDS encoding DUF2251 domain-containing protein translates to MQSLSFTPGRAFLSVDSPTVPWTVVFEDEGIAGYFYACDRSQTEHEHSILDAMLIYNVAALAKSDAELERPEPERIATIEWSRDGFQAVLYLDGFPQALFDFQAHCGYCRMDFPNFMAEQGDTWRKSTHAWSDAALQRFESALYV, encoded by the coding sequence ATGCAGTCGCTTTCCTTTACCCCCGGTCGCGCCTTTCTCTCAGTCGATTCCCCCACCGTTCCCTGGACCGTTGTCTTCGAAGATGAAGGCATCGCCGGTTATTTCTACGCCTGCGACCGGTCGCAGACGGAGCACGAGCACAGCATCCTCGACGCCATGCTCATCTACAACGTTGCCGCGCTGGCTAAAAGCGACGCCGAGCTGGAGCGCCCCGAGCCCGAGCGCATCGCCACCATCGAGTGGTCGCGCGACGGCTTCCAGGCCGTCTTATACCTCGACGGCTTTCCGCAGGCACTCTTCGATTTCCAGGCTCACTGTGGCTACTGTCGCATGGACTTCCCCAACTTCATGGCCGAGCAGGGCGACACCTGGCGCAAATCCACCCACGCCTGGTCCGATGCCGCCTTACAGCGGTTCGAATCCGCCCTGTACGTCTGA
- a CDS encoding C4-type zinc ribbon domain-containing protein: protein MHPDLEKLIVLQQLDVEAKRLRDEMVALPKRVAELEAKTKAVVGQRAVVLDLIAKEEVLRRRQESDVKDHQAKISRVRKQLDQATTTVQVTAFEHEIGFAQVEVSRLEDAELESMERTEALESQKAIADEAVEDATKTLERERLRASETIALDKKALAEVDQKRAALRPEIGESALSNYDRIAKGKGTGLAEALNQKCMACQMMLRPQRWNDLRDRSNDEDIMTCESCGRLLYYDPARDAPQRKTVPVESIAASIIRSL from the coding sequence ATGCATCCGGATCTTGAGAAGTTGATTGTGTTGCAGCAGCTCGACGTCGAAGCGAAGCGCCTGCGGGACGAGATGGTCGCCCTGCCGAAGCGGGTCGCAGAGCTGGAGGCGAAGACCAAGGCAGTTGTGGGGCAGCGGGCGGTGGTGCTCGACCTGATTGCGAAGGAAGAGGTTCTCCGGCGGCGGCAGGAGTCGGACGTGAAGGACCATCAGGCGAAGATCAGCCGCGTCCGCAAGCAACTGGATCAGGCGACGACGACGGTGCAGGTGACGGCGTTCGAGCACGAGATTGGCTTTGCCCAGGTCGAGGTCAGCCGCCTGGAAGACGCGGAGCTCGAGAGCATGGAGCGCACCGAGGCGCTCGAGTCCCAGAAGGCCATTGCGGATGAGGCGGTGGAGGACGCGACGAAGACGCTCGAGCGCGAGCGGCTGCGGGCATCGGAGACGATTGCGCTGGATAAGAAGGCGCTGGCAGAGGTCGATCAGAAGCGGGCTGCGTTGCGGCCGGAGATTGGCGAATCGGCGCTCTCGAACTATGACCGGATTGCGAAGGGTAAGGGAACGGGACTAGCTGAAGCCCTGAACCAGAAGTGCATGGCCTGCCAGATGATGCTGCGTCCGCAGCGCTGGAACGACCTGCGCGATCGCAGCAACGACGAGGACATCATGACGTGCGAGAGCTGCGGCCGACTGCTGTACTACGATCCGGCGAGGGACGCTCCACAGCGAAAGACGGTGCCGGTGGAAAGTATTGCGGCTTCGATTATCAGGTCGCTTTAG
- a CDS encoding 5'-3'-deoxyribonucleotidase, which translates to MKRICVDMDEVMADAVAEHLLRYNRDYEEQLTVADLEGKWLWEIVSSDRHGALEAYLRSEDFFESLTVMPQSQRVMQRLQHNYEVFIATAAMEIPTSFAQKFRWLEKHFPFIPPSHIVYCGDKGILKADYLIDDNPRQLQRFQGTGILYSSPHNAKVKGFKRVKNWLEVEQMFLG; encoded by the coding sequence TTGAAGCGAATTTGTGTCGACATGGACGAGGTGATGGCGGATGCGGTGGCGGAGCATCTGCTGCGTTACAACCGTGATTATGAGGAGCAGCTTACGGTTGCCGATCTGGAAGGCAAGTGGCTGTGGGAGATTGTGTCGAGCGACCGGCACGGGGCGCTGGAGGCGTATCTGCGGTCCGAGGACTTCTTCGAAAGCTTGACAGTGATGCCGCAGTCGCAGCGGGTGATGCAGAGGCTACAGCACAACTACGAGGTGTTTATTGCCACGGCGGCAATGGAGATTCCGACTTCGTTTGCGCAGAAGTTCCGTTGGCTGGAGAAGCATTTCCCATTTATTCCGCCATCGCACATTGTCTATTGCGGAGACAAAGGGATACTGAAGGCAGACTACCTGATCGACGATAATCCGCGGCAGTTGCAGCGCTTTCAAGGCACGGGGATTCTATACAGTTCGCCGCATAATGCGAAGGTTAAGGGGTTCAAGCGAGTGAAGAACTGGCTTGAGGTCGAGCAGATGTTTCTGGGGTAG
- a CDS encoding TonB-dependent receptor → MKLHRAFPLFILFVLIGASSAFAQIAADIRGRVLDSSGAAVAHAQVELTEPSTNLHQVTVTSGAGDYLFTHLNPGSYRLDVTAPGFRHLSRTGVTVIVGQTVSADLPLTAGGDQQTVTVNSDAPLLQAETSNIQTNIAGRTVIAMPLNTRNFVQLSTLAPGVELPPGTLLPRIDGGRPRTNEYLYDGISALQPEPGQVAFFPILDDIQEFTIESDNVPAEFGRFNGGVVNVATRSGSNAFHGSLFEFFRNESLNARNYFSKAPARKPEYRRNLFGATLGGPVLHNRLFFFGDYQGVKQLIGVTRISTIPTLAERQGIFTGVSKIYNPASTTVVGGKYVRQEFPNDVISSPLDPAAKALLARFPTPTNLTAAANNYTRTANDADHQNQFDIRIDGAIGAKDRAFGRYSYYSEVEQPVTPLPDGSGALSGSVLGTGGVPGLSHVLGQQAVVNETHTFSPHLLNDFRLGYTRRGNTTAGTNLADTASASLGIPGIPTNAAFNNALPLFTFTGFQQLGPSASTFAQYQTAVWQPVETVVFTKGRHAFKAGLDFRWYQLNAISPPNPTGSFAFTTTGTNQQGVTNSGNSVASFLLGQVDTFQIDLQQNKIRPRDHIEEFFLQDDWKASDRLTLNIGARWTLHFPSTEKDNQGAVFNLQTQQLDYLGKNGNSRSARELHYTNVAPRVGFTYLATPGTVVRAGFGIVFIDQSGITTPFTTPQFPFIQNVQQKTQDSVNAAFALSGGPSVAPIPFTPDAGLGQSVYTVKKSAGSGYVQQWNLAVQREITRNLSAEIAYVGSHIVHVGVPDSNLNQLTASQLAQGPSLLTQVRNPYSGQLPASSSIGGKTVSEAQLLKPYPRFLNIATYRNNSGTTNYNAIEGKVEQRFSHGFSLLFAYTHSKLIDDASSVFSSTVLSSPNSSSLVAADTFRPYLERDSSNGDMPNVTSFSGIYDLPAGRGHRLAAGGTGNALLGGWALNAIMSLQSGMPVTVTQATNNNAFAGFALQRPNLVGKPNLPSDKRTTAKFFNTSAFATVPQFEIGDASRNPVRGPAYRDLDIALIKHTSLPGEANMEFRAELFNITNTPAFSQPNGSFGSAAFGSIISTTTDPRVVQFAIRLSR, encoded by the coding sequence ATGAAGCTTCATCGTGCATTCCCTCTCTTTATCCTCTTTGTTCTGATTGGCGCATCCTCTGCCTTTGCTCAAATCGCGGCGGACATCCGGGGACGCGTGCTGGATTCTTCCGGCGCCGCCGTGGCCCATGCGCAGGTCGAGTTGACCGAGCCCTCGACGAATCTGCATCAGGTGACAGTCACATCTGGCGCGGGCGATTACCTCTTTACCCATCTCAATCCCGGCTCCTATCGCCTGGATGTCACCGCGCCGGGCTTCAGGCATTTGAGCCGGACCGGAGTCACCGTCATTGTGGGTCAGACGGTAAGTGCCGATCTCCCCCTGACCGCCGGCGGTGATCAACAGACGGTGACGGTCAACAGCGATGCTCCTCTACTGCAGGCAGAGACGAGCAATATCCAGACCAACATCGCGGGCAGGACTGTGATTGCGATGCCTCTGAACACGCGAAATTTCGTGCAGCTTTCTACCCTGGCCCCCGGCGTCGAGTTGCCGCCCGGCACGCTGCTGCCACGCATCGACGGTGGCCGCCCGCGGACGAATGAGTATCTCTACGACGGCATCTCCGCGCTGCAGCCTGAACCAGGTCAGGTCGCTTTCTTTCCCATCCTCGACGATATTCAGGAATTCACCATCGAATCGGACAATGTGCCGGCGGAGTTTGGCCGCTTCAACGGCGGCGTGGTGAACGTAGCGACGCGCTCCGGCTCCAATGCATTTCACGGCAGCCTGTTCGAGTTCTTTCGCAATGAGAGTTTGAATGCGCGCAATTATTTTTCGAAGGCGCCCGCCCGCAAGCCGGAGTATCGGAGAAATCTGTTCGGAGCGACCCTCGGCGGCCCGGTCCTCCACAACCGCCTCTTCTTCTTCGGCGACTACCAGGGAGTGAAGCAGTTGATCGGCGTGACGCGAATCTCGACGATTCCGACGCTCGCCGAGCGGCAGGGCATCTTCACCGGAGTCTCGAAGATCTACAATCCGGCATCGACCACGGTGGTCGGTGGAAAGTATGTCCGGCAGGAGTTTCCCAACGATGTAATTAGCTCCCCTCTCGATCCGGCGGCAAAGGCACTTCTCGCCCGCTTTCCTACGCCGACCAATCTGACCGCGGCGGCGAACAACTACACCCGCACGGCAAACGATGCCGACCATCAGAACCAGTTCGATATCCGCATCGATGGCGCGATCGGAGCCAAAGACCGCGCCTTTGGCCGCTACTCCTATTACAGCGAAGTCGAACAGCCGGTGACGCCCTTGCCGGATGGAAGCGGCGCGCTTAGCGGCTCTGTTCTCGGCACCGGAGGCGTACCCGGCCTCTCTCATGTCCTCGGCCAGCAGGCTGTAGTTAACGAGACGCACACCTTCTCGCCGCACCTGCTCAACGACTTCAGGCTGGGATACACCCGCCGCGGCAACACCACCGCCGGAACAAATCTCGCCGATACAGCATCCGCCTCGCTGGGAATCCCCGGCATCCCCACCAATGCCGCATTCAATAATGCTCTGCCGCTGTTCACCTTTACCGGCTTTCAACAGCTTGGCCCATCGGCCAGCACCTTCGCGCAATACCAGACAGCAGTGTGGCAGCCGGTGGAGACGGTCGTCTTTACCAAAGGCCGTCACGCATTCAAGGCTGGCCTCGACTTCCGCTGGTATCAGCTCAATGCCATCTCTCCCCCAAACCCGACCGGATCTTTCGCCTTCACCACCACCGGCACTAACCAGCAGGGCGTCACCAACAGCGGCAACTCCGTGGCCAGCTTCCTGCTAGGTCAGGTCGATACCTTCCAGATCGACTTGCAGCAAAACAAGATTCGCCCGCGCGATCACATCGAGGAGTTTTTCCTGCAGGATGACTGGAAGGCCTCCGACCGGCTTACGCTCAACATCGGTGCGCGGTGGACGCTCCACTTCCCATCGACCGAGAAAGACAATCAGGGCGCAGTCTTCAACCTGCAGACACAGCAACTGGACTATCTGGGCAAGAATGGAAATTCGCGTAGCGCTCGCGAACTGCATTACACCAACGTCGCCCCACGCGTCGGCTTCACCTATCTGGCGACGCCCGGGACCGTGGTTAGGGCAGGGTTCGGCATCGTCTTCATCGACCAATCCGGAATCACTACGCCCTTTACGACTCCGCAGTTTCCCTTCATACAGAACGTTCAGCAGAAGACGCAGGACAGCGTCAATGCGGCATTCGCTCTCTCCGGCGGACCGTCGGTCGCGCCGATTCCGTTCACCCCCGACGCAGGCCTGGGACAGAGTGTCTACACCGTTAAGAAGTCTGCCGGCTCAGGCTATGTTCAACAATGGAATCTCGCTGTGCAGCGAGAGATCACGCGCAATCTGTCTGCCGAGATCGCATACGTCGGCTCCCACATCGTTCACGTCGGCGTTCCCGATTCAAATCTGAATCAGCTCACCGCGTCTCAACTGGCGCAGGGGCCATCGCTGCTCACGCAGGTCCGAAACCCCTACAGCGGTCAACTGCCCGCGTCGAGTTCCATTGGCGGCAAAACGGTCAGCGAGGCTCAGCTTCTGAAGCCGTACCCGCGCTTCCTGAACATTGCGACTTACCGCAACAACAGCGGCACGACGAACTACAACGCCATTGAAGGCAAGGTCGAACAGAGGTTCTCGCACGGATTTTCTCTCCTGTTTGCCTATACCCATTCGAAGCTGATCGACGATGCCTCGTCTGTGTTTTCGTCTACCGTACTCTCGTCGCCGAACTCCAGCAGCCTCGTCGCCGCCGACACCTTCCGGCCATATCTCGAACGCGATTCTTCAAACGGCGACATGCCCAACGTGACATCGTTCAGCGGCATCTACGATCTGCCTGCCGGGCGCGGCCACAGGCTCGCGGCAGGCGGCACAGGCAATGCTCTGCTCGGCGGATGGGCGCTGAACGCCATCATGTCGCTGCAATCGGGAATGCCGGTTACGGTCACTCAGGCGACTAACAACAATGCCTTTGCAGGATTCGCGTTGCAGCGGCCGAATCTCGTCGGCAAGCCTAACCTTCCATCAGACAAACGAACGACGGCGAAGTTTTTCAATACCAGCGCCTTTGCCACGGTTCCCCAGTTCGAGATCGGCGATGCTTCGCGCAATCCAGTGCGCGGCCCCGCGTATCGAGATCTCGATATTGCGCTCATCAAGCACACCAGTCTCCCCGGCGAAGCCAATATGGAGTTCCGTGCCGAGCTCTTCAACATCACCAACACGCCTGCCTTCTCGCAGCCTAACGGAAGTTTTGGGTCCGCCGCATTCGGCAGCATTATCAGCACAACAACCGACCCCCGAGTAGTGCAATTCGCGATTCGCCTGAGCAGATAA
- a CDS encoding L,D-transpeptidase family protein, giving the protein MMKVSLSRMGAVCALTVLLVVGGCRRHRKSKSAENTTDYAGNLQALVATKKLPSLRWPNFSDYQSAVTTFYDDRNYELAWTRDGKPTATALAFIEQFKNAGAKGLNPEDYDASLWAGREQKLSGKSPDAISLFDVAMTVNVMRYISDLRIGRVNPSHFNFDINVQSKKYNLAEFVSDHVVDATDVPKLIAGVEPDSEQYRQTEAALAHYLDLAKQQQADGAQPLPMVMKAVSAGEHYAAAGELLKRLQLEGDAPADEAGAETNPAASVFTKELSEDVKHYQNRHGLEENGKLGPQTIASMNVPLTERVVQLQDALERWRWLPDQYLNARLIVNLPEFMLRGYTPDHKLDFKMKVVVGKVMGEHQTPVFAHMMRYLVFRPYWNVPIDIAKTELAPHVAADPHYLESHNFEVTAHGKVQTHYTAKEIAQGNVVVREKPGPKNSLGLVKFMFPNQYDIYLHSTPAPYLFDHSRRDFSHGCIRVQKPADLAVWVLDGQLDKDKQPWDLSKVQAAFEDESQNNRTVGLKTPIPIVIFYVTAEVEDDGQVHFFDDIYRYDADLQAVLAKGPPYPVKPEPIVAKTTAGDTV; this is encoded by the coding sequence ATGATGAAAGTTTCGTTGAGCAGGATGGGTGCTGTGTGTGCCCTTACAGTTTTACTGGTCGTGGGTGGATGCCGTCGGCATCGCAAATCGAAATCGGCTGAAAATACGACGGATTATGCGGGCAATTTGCAGGCTCTGGTGGCGACCAAGAAGCTGCCCAGCCTGCGCTGGCCCAATTTTTCCGACTATCAGAGTGCGGTGACGACGTTCTACGACGACCGCAATTACGAACTGGCGTGGACGCGCGACGGCAAGCCGACCGCGACCGCCTTGGCGTTTATCGAGCAGTTCAAGAACGCCGGAGCGAAGGGGTTGAATCCTGAAGACTACGACGCCTCGCTGTGGGCGGGACGGGAGCAGAAGCTATCAGGGAAGTCGCCGGATGCGATTTCGCTGTTCGACGTCGCGATGACGGTGAATGTGATGCGGTATATCTCCGACCTGCGGATCGGCCGGGTGAATCCGTCGCACTTCAACTTCGATATCAACGTGCAGTCAAAGAAATATAATCTGGCTGAATTTGTCTCCGACCACGTCGTGGATGCGACCGATGTTCCGAAGTTGATCGCCGGGGTTGAGCCGGATTCCGAGCAATACCGTCAGACAGAGGCGGCCCTGGCGCACTATCTCGATTTGGCGAAGCAGCAACAGGCCGATGGCGCACAACCGCTGCCGATGGTAATGAAGGCAGTTTCGGCAGGTGAACATTATGCCGCGGCTGGGGAGCTGTTGAAGCGGCTTCAGCTTGAAGGGGATGCTCCGGCGGATGAGGCTGGGGCGGAAACTAATCCCGCTGCCAGTGTGTTTACCAAGGAATTATCAGAAGATGTGAAGCACTATCAGAACCGGCATGGGCTGGAAGAGAACGGGAAGCTGGGACCGCAGACGATCGCTTCGATGAATGTTCCGCTGACGGAGCGGGTGGTGCAGTTGCAGGATGCGCTGGAGCGGTGGCGTTGGCTGCCTGACCAGTATCTGAATGCGCGCCTGATCGTGAACCTGCCCGAGTTTATGCTGCGCGGATATACCCCTGACCACAAGCTCGATTTCAAGATGAAGGTGGTAGTCGGCAAGGTGATGGGGGAGCATCAGACGCCGGTGTTCGCGCACATGATGCGGTATCTGGTGTTCAGGCCTTACTGGAATGTGCCGATTGACATCGCGAAGACGGAGTTGGCTCCGCATGTCGCGGCGGACCCTCATTATCTGGAGAGCCACAACTTTGAGGTGACTGCCCACGGTAAGGTGCAGACGCACTACACGGCCAAGGAGATAGCACAGGGCAACGTGGTGGTGAGGGAGAAGCCGGGGCCGAAGAACTCCCTGGGGCTGGTGAAGTTCATGTTCCCCAACCAGTACGACATCTATCTTCACTCGACGCCTGCGCCGTATTTGTTCGATCACTCACGGCGCGACTTCAGCCATGGGTGCATTCGCGTGCAGAAGCCGGCGGATCTGGCGGTGTGGGTGCTCGACGGGCAACTGGACAAGGACAAGCAGCCGTGGGACCTCAGCAAGGTTCAGGCTGCATTCGAGGACGAGAGCCAGAATAATCGCACGGTGGGGTTGAAGACGCCGATTCCAATTGTGATCTTTTACGTGACGGCAGAAGTCGAGGATGACGGGCAGGTCCACTTCTTTGACGACATCTACCGGTACGACGCCGATCTGCAAGCGGTGCTGGCCAAGGGACCGCCGTATCCGGTGAAGCCGGAGCCGATCGTGGCTAAGACGACGGCCGGAGACACCGTGTAG
- a CDS encoding A/G-specific adenine glycosylase: MREPSKNDGANDFAPSSEAVSEADLDAALFRRKLTAWYRSHARALPWRGVNDPYRTWVSEVMLQQTRVAAVIEHYERFLQRFPSMLALALAPEQEVLAAWSGLGYYRRARMLHRAAMFVTSELGGVLPNTSAGLRTLPGIGEYTCAAIASIAFGESIAVVDGNVERVLLRLTGRPEENTAAARTFVQAQAAALVPRRRVAEQNNAAGDHNQAMMELGATICLPRAPLCMHCPVYSMCKTRGEHLTPPRAVQRSRPAAYLLSLRKSGTATDVLLEQRAADASLMPGMYELPPLPQDALEGREPILRLRHSITNTNYYVQVYAARGPQDRGLRRAVPAAKSDLHWTRTSKLGSVPLTGLARKVLQRLGVMSVQPLQMPDEEQMEVLQGRF, encoded by the coding sequence ATGCGTGAACCATCAAAGAACGACGGCGCGAACGATTTTGCGCCCTCGTCGGAGGCTGTGAGCGAAGCTGATCTGGATGCAGCTCTTTTTCGGCGTAAGTTGACGGCCTGGTACCGCAGCCATGCGCGTGCGCTGCCGTGGCGGGGCGTTAACGACCCTTACCGGACGTGGGTTTCTGAGGTGATGCTGCAGCAGACGCGGGTAGCCGCGGTGATCGAGCACTACGAAAGATTTCTGCAGCGGTTTCCTTCCATGCTGGCGCTGGCGCTGGCGCCGGAGCAGGAGGTGCTGGCGGCGTGGTCGGGCCTGGGTTACTACCGCCGCGCGCGTATGTTGCACCGCGCCGCTATGTTTGTGACTTCAGAGCTGGGCGGCGTGCTGCCCAATACGTCGGCGGGCCTGCGCACGCTGCCCGGCATCGGCGAGTACACATGCGCCGCAATTGCGAGCATCGCATTTGGCGAGAGCATAGCCGTCGTCGATGGCAATGTGGAGCGAGTGCTGCTGCGGCTCACCGGGCGGCCTGAAGAGAACACGGCTGCCGCACGCACCTTCGTGCAGGCGCAGGCAGCCGCACTTGTACCGAGGCGAAGAGTCGCCGAGCAGAACAACGCAGCGGGAGACCATAACCAGGCCATGATGGAGTTGGGCGCGACGATCTGCCTGCCCCGTGCTCCTCTGTGTATGCATTGTCCGGTCTACTCGATGTGCAAAACCCGCGGCGAGCATCTGACTCCACCGCGCGCCGTGCAGCGCAGCCGCCCGGCAGCCTATCTGCTGAGCCTGCGCAAGAGCGGTACGGCAACCGACGTTCTGCTGGAGCAGCGCGCCGCCGATGCAAGCCTGATGCCGGGGATGTACGAGCTGCCGCCGCTGCCACAGGATGCGCTTGAGGGCCGTGAACCAATATTGCGTCTGCGGCATTCGATTACGAACACGAACTACTATGTCCAGGTGTACGCGGCGCGTGGCCCGCAGGACCGTGGTCTACGCCGGGCCGTGCCCGCGGCAAAGAGCGATCTGCACTGGACGCGAACGAGTAAATTAGGTTCAGTGCCGCTAACCGGGCTGGCGCGCAAAGTGCTTCAGCGGCTGGGCGTGATGTCAGTGCAGCCGTTGCAGATGCCGGATGAAGAGCAGATGGAAGTTCTACAGGGAAGATTTTGA